A single Mastomys coucha isolate ucsf_1 chromosome X, UCSF_Mcou_1, whole genome shotgun sequence DNA region contains:
- the LOC116094697 gene encoding protein BEX1, giving the protein MESKDQGVKDLNMENDHQKKEEKEEKPQDTIKREQAGALTEGGRNCAPRGSRRRFRVRQPIVHYRWDLMQRVGEPQARMREENVQRFGEDMRQLMEKLRAKQLSHTMRAVSTDPPHHDHRDEFCLMP; this is encoded by the coding sequence ATGGAGTCCAAAGATCAAGGAGTAAAAGATCTCAACATGGAAAATGACCatcagaaaaaggaggagaaggaagaaaagccgCAGGATACAATCAAAAGGGAGCAGGCTGGGGCCCTGACTGAGGGTGGCAGAAACTGTGCACCTAGAGGAAGTCGCAGGCGATTCCGTGTTAGGCAGCCCATCGTGCACTACAGATGGGACCTGATGCAGAGGGTTGGGGAGCCCCAGGCAAGGATGAGAGAGGAGAATGTACAAAGGTTTGGGGAGGATATGAGGCAGCTCATGGAGAAGCTAAGGGCAAAGCAGCTGAGCCACACTATGCGGGCTGTTAGCACTGACCCCCCTCACCATGACCACCGTGATGAGTTTTGCCTTATGCCCTGA
- the Tceal7 gene encoding transcription elongation factor A protein-like 7 — translation MQKSCNEKEGKPKCSEPKREDEQPYGALEGQRLEGNFRQRLLQSLEEFKEDIDYRHFKGEQMTGEEEEMERCLEEIRSLRKKFRALHSNSTHSRDRPF, via the coding sequence ATGCAAAAGTCCTGcaatgaaaaagaaggaaagcccaagtgCAGTGAGCCAAAGAGGGAGGATGAACAGCCCTATGGAGCATTGGAAGGCCAGCGACTGGAAGGGAATTTCAGACAGaggctgcttcagtctcttgaaGAATTTAAAGAAGACATTGACTATAGGCATTTTAAAGGTGAACAAAtgacaggagaggaagaagaaatggaaaggtgTTTGGAAGAAATAAGAagtctgagaaaaaaatttagGGCTCTGCATTCTAACAGTACCCATTCTCGGGATCGTCCCTTTTAA